A stretch of Apostichopus japonicus isolate 1M-3 chromosome 9, ASM3797524v1, whole genome shotgun sequence DNA encodes these proteins:
- the LOC139973598 gene encoding acyl-coenzyme A thioesterase 13-like has product MASEKLFKDAQTLLEMHSRHGISPFFKPIKLVSVQPGEVVFSFEVEDIYMNVSGYFHGGILAVVVDVLTFIAAGTLTDTFHGDSVEMSVRYLKGIRKGETIHVKAEAVRAGKKFFICNADFIDEDGKLAARGSQTIYHTTPSSTSTKHKNLAAKL; this is encoded by the exons ATGGCTTCTGAAAAATTATTTAAGGATGCCCAAACGTTACTGGAAATGCATAGTCGTCATGGTATTAGTCCATTTTTTAAACCA ATAAAACTGGTTTCTGTTCAACCTGGAGAAGTTGTCTTTAGCTTTGAAGTTGAAGATATCTACATGAATGTCAGTGGCTACTTTCATGGTGGGATTCTTGCTGTTGTCGTAGATGTACTTACCTTCATTGCAGCAGGCACATTGACAGATACTTTCCATGGTGATTCTGTAGAAATGAGTGTAAG atatctcaaaggAATTAGAAAGGGGGAAACTATACATGTGAAAGCAGAAGCAGTAAGAGCGGGAAAAAAGTTTTTCATCTGCAACGCTGACTTTATTGATGAGGACGGAAAGCTTGCAGCGAGAGGCAGTCAAACGATATACCACACAACACCATCAAGCACTTCCACAAAGCATAAAAACTTGGCAGCTAAGTTATGA
- the LOC139973718 gene encoding uncharacterized protein isoform X1: protein MCNEDMFAIAERQFSRRATQVDGPSLICNYLKLISVHPSKACFEFEVRQEFLTPYSQVQSGVLITVIDAVTFGAASTLFGAEVHGVSLEMSVRRLKDIPVGQKIYITAQATRASPKFFDCSAEFKDEDGILLARGDQMIYLLPPSSSQTTKGTSGSILPSKL, encoded by the exons ATGTGTAATGAGGATATGTTCGCCATCGCAGAACGACAATTTAGTCGTAGAGCAACACAAGTAGATGGCCCGTCGCTTATTTGTaattat CTTAAACTCATTTCCGTCCATCCCAGTAAAGCTTGCTTTGAATTTGAGGTACGTCAAGAATTTCTGACCCCTTACAGTCAAGTACAGAGTGGGGTATTGATCACCGTTATAGATGCAGTCACATTTGGCGCCGCAAGCACTCTGTTCGGGGCAGAGGTACATGGAGTGTCTTTGGAGATGAGCGTCAG gcgCCTCAAAGACATACCAGTGGGACAGAAAATCTACATTACAGCTCAGGCTACAAGAGCTAGTCCCAAATTTTTTGACTGTAGTGCTGAGTTTAAGGATGAGGATGGTATTCTGTTGGCCCGGGGTGACCAGATGATCTACCTTCTGCCACCTAGTAGCTCTCAGACAACGAAGGGAACTTCTGGTTCCATATTACCGTCTAAACTCTAA
- the LOC139973718 gene encoding uncharacterized protein isoform X2: protein MARRLFLKLISVHPSKACFEFEVRQEFLTPYSQVQSGVLITVIDAVTFGAASTLFGAEVHGVSLEMSVRRLKDIPVGQKIYITAQATRASPKFFDCSAEFKDEDGILLARGDQMIYLLPPSSSQTTKGTSGSILPSKL from the exons ATGGCCCGTCGCTTATTT CTTAAACTCATTTCCGTCCATCCCAGTAAAGCTTGCTTTGAATTTGAGGTACGTCAAGAATTTCTGACCCCTTACAGTCAAGTACAGAGTGGGGTATTGATCACCGTTATAGATGCAGTCACATTTGGCGCCGCAAGCACTCTGTTCGGGGCAGAGGTACATGGAGTGTCTTTGGAGATGAGCGTCAG gcgCCTCAAAGACATACCAGTGGGACAGAAAATCTACATTACAGCTCAGGCTACAAGAGCTAGTCCCAAATTTTTTGACTGTAGTGCTGAGTTTAAGGATGAGGATGGTATTCTGTTGGCCCGGGGTGACCAGATGATCTACCTTCTGCCACCTAGTAGCTCTCAGACAACGAAGGGAACTTCTGGTTCCATATTACCGTCTAAACTCTAA
- the LOC139973599 gene encoding acyl-coenzyme A thioesterase 13-like: MSSASKALLETLSSVLKHGHIRNGFDHVLKDVKILSAVPGKVDFEMEVKHEHTNQGNILHGGLTSTLIDTLTTLALMSTERQTPGVSVDLGINFLKAAKLGDKIKIETEVIKQGKTLAFTMAKILNQKGEIVALGNHVKHIGG, from the exons ATGTCATCAGCGTCGAAAGCGTTACTCGAGACATTATCATCCGTCTTGAAACACGGTCATATAAGGAACGGGTTTGATCACGTTTTGAAAGAT gtCAAGATTCTCAGTGCTGTCCCAGGAAAAGTTGACTTTGAAATGGAAGTGAAGCATGAGCACACTAATCAGGGCAATATATTGCACGGTGGCCTGACCTCTACCTTAATAGACACTTTGACAACCCTGGCTCTGATGTCTACAGAAAGACAAACTCCGGGTGTCAGCGTAGACTTGGGAATCAA CTTTCTAAAGGCAGCCAAGCTGGGAGACAAAATCAAGATTGAAACAGAAGTGATCAAACAAGGAAAGACTTTAGCTTTCACTATGGCCAAGATTCTCAACCAGAAAGGAGAAATTGTTGCATTGGGGAATCATGTGAAGCACATCGGAGGTTGA